A window of the Anthonomus grandis grandis chromosome 9, icAntGran1.3, whole genome shotgun sequence genome harbors these coding sequences:
- the LOC126740372 gene encoding dystrophin, translating into MQKKDEVFDQKKMELEIYLQRMESRIASMAPVGHTADVLELQLREQKTLHAELHQFKSQIEAFQQLTQRLITAHQHEDTTRFKKAAEYINQHYLQLDACVINRGKLLHSALSSLQNFDRSLDKFLAWLSEVESVVESLEGDTESRRAAHQLKEIQADVERQSSTHAQLRQSNLALLGTLAPEDALMVQLRGDEMERRWQALKTRTADLRNRLEHNADYWNTVLLSLRELTEWVIRKDTELGLAARQDDHRAFRQQLEDKRPLVEASLRSARQFVAGDPSGELARNLRRELVKLSDKWNALIDKSDKLTVKFEQNSIKLKQLTSSLDEACTAVSRLERATLTWSGPRSAAEARELLNNLRILEQQLPPLQRSLEEARIQANALGNSLPNNLAGQLEDCGARCRALHAAIRERREVLTCSSQGEISPGPSSVQPPWERATTPMKVPYYINHSTETTHWDHPQMLELAACLLQLNEVRFSAYRTALKLRAIQKKLCLDLVGLNTVSEAFDLHGLRAQNDKILDVADMVLVLRAIYGNIANQEPNLIDVPLCVDLALNWLLNVYDSQRTGQIRVLSFKVGLTILSKGHLEEKYRYLFRLIADPEQKADQRKLGLLLHDVLQVPRQLGEVAAFGGSNIEPSVRSCLGEREDLEAAHFLAWLKQEPQSLVWLPVLHRIAAAENSKHQAKCNCCKQYPIIGLRYRCLKCFNFDMCQNCFFSGKLTKGHKLTHPMHEYCATTTSIEDVRDFTKALKNKFKSKRYFMKHPRVGYLPVRSVLEGDELESPVASPQHNDMHSRLEIYASRLAEVELRAASPDDEHRLIGDYCHSLDAPASPGQLMMVIDEEQRVELQEMIRELEVENQALRAEYEQLQRGSAPQHPPQQPHHDVLAEARLLRQHKGRLEARMQILEDHNRQLEAQLQRLRQLLDEPPPTATLQTRNVTASQLNQDNPGRGANQPPPPHERV; encoded by the exons ATGCAGAAGAAGGACGAGGTGTTTGACCAGAAAAAAATGGAACTAGAG ATTTATCTCCAGAGGATGGAGTCGAGAATTGCCAGCATGGCTCCTGTGGGTCACACCGCAGATGTCCTGGAGCTACAACTAAGGGAACAGAAAACTTTACATGCAGAACTCCATCAATTCAAGTCTCAAATCGAGGCATTCCAGCAACTCACTCAGAGGCTCATTACCGCCCACCAACATGAGGACACCACTAGATTTAAAAAG GCAGCAGAGTACATCAACCAACATTACCTTCAACTGGACGCTTGCGTTATTAATCGCGGAAAACTCCTTCACTCTGCGCTAAGTTCTCTTCAGAACTTTGACCGGTCGCTAGACAAATTTCTTGCGTGGCTCAGTGAGGTTGAATCGGTGGTGGAATCTCTGGAAGGCGACACAGAGTCTCGTCGAGCCGCCCACCAACTTAAAGAAATACAAGCCGACGTAGAGCGTCAGAGTTCAACGCACGCACAACTGAGACAAAGCAATTTAGCTTTGTTGGGTACTTTAGCCCCTGAGGACGCTCTTATGGTGCAATTGAGAGGAGATGAAATGGAAAGGCGATGGCAG GCTTTAAAAACTCGGACAGCCGATTTGAGGAACCGCTTAGAGCACAACGCGGATTACTGGAACACAGTCTTGTTATCTTTAAGGGAATTAACGGAGTGGGTGATAAGAAAAGACACTGAATTGGGTTTGGCTGCGAGGCAGGATGACCATAGGGCCTTTAGGCAGCAATTGGAAGACAAACGGCCCCTGGTGGAGGCCAGTTTGCGCAGCGCGCGTCAGTTCGTGGCTGGCGATCCCTCTGGTGAGCTAGCCCGAAATCTTAGGAGGGAACTGGTTAAGCTATCTGACAAGTGGAATGCTCTCATAGACAAATCTGATAAGTTGACAGTGAAATTTGAGCAAAATTCCATT AAGCTAAAGCAGCTGACTAGTAGCTTAGATGAGGCCTGCACGGCAGTTTCTCGTTTGGAGAGAGCTACGTTAACATGGAGCGGGCCTCGCAGTGCTGCCGAAGCCAGAGAGTTGTTGAATAACTTGAGGATTTTGGAGCAGCAGCTGCCACCTTTGCAGAG ATCTCTAGAAGAAGCGAGAATTCAAGCAAACGCTCTCGGGAACTCTCTTCCTAATAACTTGGCGGGACAATTGGAGGATTGCGGTGCGAGATGCCGGGCATTACACGCGGCTATAAGGGAACGGCGTGAAGTGCTCACCTGCAGTTCTCAAG GAGAAATCTCTCCTGGTCCCTCGAGTGTGCAACCGCCCTGGGAACGAGCGACTACACCGATGAAAGTTCCTTACTATATTAATCACAGCACCGAAACTACTCACTGGGATCATCCTCAGATGTTGGAGCTGGCCGCTTGTTTGCTACAACTGAACGAGGTGAGATTTTCGGCTTATAGGACGGCACTGAAGTTGAGGGCCATACAGAAGAAACTTTGTTTGGACTTGGTGGGACTCAATACGGTGTCTGAGGCTTTCGATTTGCACGGACTTAGAGCGCAGAATGATAAGATTTTGG ATGTGGCAGACATGGTGCTCGTTCTACGAGCAATATACGGCAACATCGCCAATCAAGAGCCAAATTTAATCGACGTACCCCTCTGCGTCGATTTGGCATTAAATTGGCTCCTAAACGTCTACGACAGCCAACGTACCGGCCAAATTAGGGTGCTCAGCTTCAAAGTGGGCCTGACGATTCTCTCCAAGGGCCATTTGGAAGAAAAGTACCGTTATCTGTTCAGATTGATCGCCGATCCGGAGCAAAAAGCGGATCAAAGGAAACTGGGACTGTTACTGCACGATGTCCTTCAGGTACCGCGACAACTCGGCGAAGTTGCCGCTTTTGGCGGGTCAAACATTGAACCAAGTGTGCGCAGCTGTTTAG GTGAGCGTGAAGACTTAGAAGCCGCGCATTTCTTAGCTTGGCTAAAACAAGAACCACAATCCCTAGTATGGTTACCAGTTCTACACCGGATCGCCGCTGCCGAAAACTCGAAACACCAAGCGAAATGCAACTGTTGCAAACAGTACCCGATTATCGGTCTCAGATACAGATGCCTAAAATGCTTCAACTTCGACATGTGCCAGAACTGTTTCTTCTCCGGCAAACTGACCAAAGGTCACAAACTCACCCATCCGATGCACGAATACTGCGCCACAACAACTTCGATCGAAGACGTGCGAGACTTCACCAAAGcccttaaaaacaaattcaagAGCAAACGGTACTTCATGAAACATCCGCGGGTCGGATATCTTCCCGTCCGTTCGGTTTTAGAAGGGGATGAGTTGGAAAGTCCGGTGGCTTCGCCTCAGCACAACGACATGCACTCGCGGTTGGAGATTTACGCTTCGAGGTTGGCCGAGGTGGAGTTGAGAGCCGCCTCGCCGGACGACGAACATCGATTGATCGGGGATTATTGTCACTCGTTAGATGCGCCAGCGAGTCCTGGACAATTGATGATGGTTATTGATGAGGAGCAGCGGGTGGAGCTGCAGGAGATGATTAGAGAGTTGGAGGTGGAGAACCAGGCGTTGAGGGCGGAATATGAACAACTACAG CGTGGGTCCGCACCCCAACACCCGCCGCAGCAACCGCACCACGACGTTTTGGCTGAAGCGCGCCTCCTCAGGCAGCACAAGGGTCGTTTAGAAGCGCGCATGCAAATCCTGGAAGACCACAACAGGCAACTGGAGGCACAACTGCAACGGCTACGGCAGCTGTTGGATGAACCGCCACCTACCGCCACATTACAAACCAGGAACGTAACGGCTTCGCAGCTGAATCAGGACAATCCGGGACGGGGAGCGAACCAACCGCCACCACCACACGAGAGGGTTTGA
- the LOC126740379 gene encoding probable peroxisomal membrane protein PEX13 — protein MSSQNPWDAQASLQNASQFIRNQNMGTLNTPGRATPVLPPRPLTSSPAGNSYSMMPSYSMSSYGGSPYGGGYSSYGMPYRSSLYGSNYGSFGGGYGMYNYNNAFSHDDHERRFIHYAEESSRQTFASVESVVRAFNSLAMMLDNTFFAMTSSFRAILGVAENFGRLRSMFGHIWYSVNIFRFLTWLYRKFRQMLGLKVTKNATSVAWKEASKEAGSNLPSGTPSGGSSWPTLAFLGVIVSAPYIISKFLPKYEDKLDMQNWKSPGIPAKACFDFIATNQNELTIHTNDNIILAPTYLQEEMHLRNTGWAYAVHNGKSGVIPLNYIVINKNNNMNVPVQRASNIKDTSNGKTHQKKVSFGNIEIFDSGEEGIRKESIPVENETNMLPQSDSTPSTQT, from the coding sequence ATGTCTTCGCAAAACCCCTGGGATGCTCAGGCATCTCTCCAAAACGCCTCTCAGTTCATTAGGAATCAAAATATGGGAACACTAAACACCCCAGGCAGGGCTACGCCAGTGTTACCACCGAGGCCACTTACAAGTAGCCCTGCTGGAAATTCATATAGTATGATGCCCTCCTATTCTATGTCCTCATATGGTGGTTCTCCTTATGGTGGAGGTTACAGTTCATATGGTATGCCTTATAGAAGCAGCTTGTATGGTTCAAACTATGGTAGTTTTGGTGGTGGATATGGGATGTATAACTATAATAATGCATTTTCCCATGATGACCATGAAAGAAGGTTTATACACTATGCAGAGGAGAGCTCTAGACAAACTTTTGCTAGTGTAGAAAGTGTTGTCAGGGCATTTAATAGTCTGGCAATGATGTTAGACAACACTTTCTTTGCAATGACCAGCAGTTTTCGAGCAATTCTTGGGGTGGCAGAAAATTTTGGCCGCCTAAGAAGCATGTTCGGTCATATTTGGTACTCGGTTAATATATTCAGATTTTTGACATGGCTTTACAGAAAGTTCCGGCAGATGTTAGGTCTAAAAGTCACAAAAAATGCCACATCAGTTGCATGGAAGGAAGCCTCAAAAGAGGCAGGATCTAATTTGCCTTCTGGCACCCCATCTGGAGGCTCCAGCTGGCCCACTTTGGCCTTCTTAGGGGTAATTGTTAGTGCCCCCTACATAATTAGCAAGTTTTTGCCTAAATATGAAGACAAGTTGGATATGCAAAACTGGAAATCACCTGGGATACCTGCAAAAGCCTGTTTTGATTTTATTGCTACTAACCAAAATGAATTAACAATACATACAAATGATAATATTATTCTTGCGCCAACATATTTGCAAGAAGAAATGCATTTGAGGAACACGGGGTGGGCATATGCAGTTCATAATGGTAAAAGTGGGGTAATACCAttgaattatattgttattaataaaaataacaatatgaATGTGCCAGTGCAAAGAGCAAGTAACATAAAAGATACTAGCAATGGGAAAACTCATCAGAAGAAAGTCAGTTTTGGAAACATAGAGATTTTTGATAGTGGTGAAGAGGGAATAAGGAAGGAGTCAATTCCAGTGGAGAATGAGACAAATATGTTGCCTCAGAGTGACAGTACACCAAGTACACAAACATAA
- the LOC126740635 gene encoding ubiquitin-conjugating enzyme E2 L3, with amino-acid sequence MAATRRLQKELVDIRNSGLKSFRDIQVDETNILTWQGLIVPDSPPYNKGAFKIEINFPAEYPFKPPKINFKTKIYHPNIDEKGQVCLPIISAENWKPATKTDQVIQALVALVNEPEPEHPLRADLAEEYLKDKKKFTKNAEEYTKKHSEKRPAD; translated from the exons ATGGCAGCCACAAGGAGGTTgcaaaaa GAACTGGTTGATATTAGGAACTCAGGTTTGAAATCATTCCGAGACATTCAAGTAGATGAGACAAACATTTTAACTTGGCAAGGTCTTATTGTTCCG GATAGCCCTCCATATAACAAAGGagcttttaaaatagaaataaattttccagCAGAATATCCATTTAAACCtccaaaaatcaattttaaaacaaagataTATCATCCAAACATTGATGAAAAGGGACAGGTATGCTTACCCATTATTAGCGCAGAAAATTGGAAACCTGCAACAAAAACTGATCAAg taatacAAGCTTTGGTAGCATTAGTGAATGAACCAGAGCCTGAACATCCCCTCAGAGCAGACTTAGCCGAAGAATatctaaaagataaaaagaaatttaccAAGAACGCAGAAGAATACACAAAAAAGCACAGTGAAAAGAGACCAGCTGATTAG